The genomic stretch ACAATATTCACAAATTATTTTCAACAGTTGAATCAATAGAATTTGTCAGAAATCTTTTCCTAATAAACTTATTTATATGAAGGAGAAGTATATTCTGAAAGACTTATAATCGGCTTAAATTATGTATTCTAATTATTTAATATTATTTTTTTCAAGTTCTTTTAAATTATTCATGCTTGTCTGATTGCCACGTTCAGAGGCTTTTTTCCAATATAGTTTTGCATTCTGAATATCATTAATTTTAAAATAAGCCACTCCTAAATCATTCAGTATAATCTTATTATCTTCATGCTGAGAATCTAAATGGCTGAGATAACCTTTTAATTTTGGTATTGCTCTTTTAGGATT from Chryseobacterium indoltheticum encodes the following:
- a CDS encoding tetratricopeptide repeat protein is translated as MRKIIAIIGVFALLSFMSYKFLFKKDEQKYLDKGIEYFNENRYKEALVYFDMAEKLGNTDALKYSGVIYLESGNPKRAIPKLKGYLSHLDSQHEDNKIILNDLGVAYFKINDIQNAKLYWKKASERGNQTSMNNLKELEKNNIK